The DNA segment CTGGCCGCCGCCGCACCCGGGCCCGCCGACCTGTACCGGATGGACTGGGCGGACCTGGCGCTCCGCGGACAGCCGGCCGAGCCGTACGCGGTCCTCGGCACGGACGGCATACCGGAACTGCCCGAGGGGCACGGCGCCCGGTACGCGGACCTGTCCGCGCTGGCCGCGGCCGTCGACGCCGGGGCCGAGGTGCCCGCCACGGTCCTCGTCGGCTGCCCGCCCGCCGGGGGCGACCCGGCCCAGGCCACCCGGCAGGTCGTCCACCACGCACTGGAGGCGGCACAGACCTGGCTGAACGACGAGCGGTTCGGCGCCTCGCGGCTGGTCCTGTGCACCCGCGACGCCGTCGCCGATCAGGCCGGCGCGCCGGTCTCCGGACTGCCGCAGTCCGCCGCCTGGGGCCTCCTGCGCACCGCCAAGGCCGAGAACCCGGGCCGCTTCGCCCTCCTCGACCACGACGGCACGGCACGCTCCGCGGCCGCGCTCCCCGCCGCCCTGGCGACCGGCGAACCCGAAATCGCCCTGCGCGAGGGCACGGCCCGGGTACCGCGCCTGGTACGGGCCGGGGCGGCCGAGCCGTTCCGGGGCCTCGGCGACGGTGGAACGGTGCTGATCACCGGGGCCGGCGGCATGCTCGGCCGGCTCGTGGCCCGTCATCTGGTGACGGCGCACGGCGTGCGCGGCCTGCTGCTCGCCAGCCGCCGCGGGCGGACCGCGGACGGGATGCCCGAACTGGAGAAGGAGCTGCGCGAACTGGGCGCGGACGTCGACATCGCCGCCTGCGACCTCGCCGACCGGGACGACACCGCCCGGCTGCTGGCGTCCGTACCGGCCGAACGCCCGCTCACCGCGGTGATCCACACCGCGGGCGTCCTCGACGACGGAGTGATCGGCTCCCTGACGCCCGACCGCATGGACACCGTGCTGCGGGCCAAGGCGGACGCCGTCCTCCACCTCGACGAGCTGACCCGCGGCCTCGACCTGAGGGCGTTCGTCCTGTTCTCCTCGCTCGCCGGGACCTTCGGCGGCGTCGGACAGGGCAACTACGCGGCGGCCAACGCCTTCCTCGACGCCTTCGCCCACGCCCGCCGGGCCGCAGGCCGGCCCGCCGTCTCCCTCGCCTGGGGCCTGTGGGCCGAACGCAGCGGCATGACCACCAAACTGGAAGAGAGCGACCTCCACCGGATGGCCCGGGGCGGGGTGCGCCCCATGCCGTCGGACCAGGCGCTGGCGCTGCTCGACGCCGCACTCGCCGCGGACGAGGCGTTCCTCGTCCCGGCCGGGCTCGACCTGGCGGCGCTGCGGACCGCGGCCGGCGAGGTGCCACCGCTGCTGCGGTCGCTGACCGGGCCGCGGTCCGTGACCTCCGCCGGACGGCCGGGCCCCGCGCCCGCCGCCGACGCCGCGCCGCTCGGCACCCGCCTCGCCGCGCTGCCGGAGCGGGACCGGCACCAGGCGGTGCTCGACGCGGTCCTGGGCCAGGCCGCGCTGGTCCTGGGCCATGCCTCGCCCGACGCGGTCGACCCCGAACGCGGCTTCCTGGAGCTGGGTTTCGACTCGCTGACCGCCGTCGAGCTGCGCAACCGCCTCACCACCGTGACCGGGACCCGGCTGCCCGCGACCCTGCTGTTCGACTACCCGGAACCGGGCGCACTCGCCGACCACCTGCTCGGCAGGCTGGCCGCCACGGCGGAAGCGCAGCCGGCCGACGGAGGCCCCGTAGCCGGCCCGCTCGACGCCTGGCACGCACAGACCGAGCGGCTCATGGACGACGCCACCGCCAGGGCCGCGCTGCGCGGCCGGCTCCAGGGCCTCATGGACCGTCTCGACAGCCTCCCCGAGGACCCGGACACCGCACTGGAGAGCCGGCTGGACCAGGCGTCGGACGACGAGCTGTTCGACTTCATCGAGCAGGAACTCGGCGGCTCGTGAGGCGCTGAGCACTCCCGCACCGGCTCCGGCAGCCCGCCGACGGGCTGCCGGAGCCGGTGCCGTCCGCCCACACGCACCGTGGGCCGCCGCCCGCGGTCCGGGACCCGCCGCAGCACACCACGGGCCCGTGGCGGCGCACGCCCGACAACGCCGGTCGCCGCAGGCCCGGCACCTCCTAGGGGTTCTCTTAGAGTCCCCGGCCGGCGCCCGATTCGGCCGGCCGGCGCCCACAGAATGTGATCAGCGAGTAGAGATTCCAGCGTCGTGGTCGCCGGTGTGAGGCAGGCCGCCGGTCCGCCGGGCGGTCCGGGGAAGGGAGCTGAACGGTGAGCGAGGCAAAGCTCCGCGACTATCTGAAAAGGGTGACGGCGGATCTCCACCGCACCGGCAAGCGGCTGCGGGAGCTGGAGGCCCGCGAGCGCGAGCCCATCGCCATCGTCGCCATGAGCTGCCGCTACCCCGGCAACGTGCGCTCGCCCGAAGACCTCTGGCAGCTGGTCGCCGACGGCACCGACGGCATCACCCCCTTCCCGGAGGACCGCGGCTGGCACGTGGACTCCCTCTACCACCCGGACCCCGCCCACCCCGGCACCTGCTACACCCGGGAAGGCGGCTTCCTCCACGACGCCGCCGACTTCGACCCGGACTTCTTCGCCATGTCGCCCCGCGAGGCACTGGCGACCGACCCGCAGCAGCGCCTCCTCCTCGAAACGTCCTGGGAGGCCTTCGAACGGGCGGGGCTCCGACGGCAGACCCTCAAGGGCAGCCCCACCGGCGTCTTCGTCGGCGTCATGTACAACGACTACGGCTCCCGCTTCACCGAGCCGCCCGCCGGCCTCGAAGGGCACCTCGGCAACGGCAGCGCCGCCAGCATCGCCTCCGGCCGGGTCGCCTACACCTTCGGCCTCGAAGGACCGGCCGTGACGGTCGACACCGCCTGCTCCTCCTCCCTGGTCGCCCTCCACCTGGCCTGCAACGCCCTGCGCCATGGCGAGTGCTCGCTCGCCCTGGCCGGCGGGGTGACCGTGATGTCCACCCCCGTCACCTTCCTGGAGTTCAGCCGCCAGCGCGGGCTGTCCGCCGACGGCCGCTGCAAGGCGTTCTCCGACGACTCCGACGGCACCGGCTGGGGCGAAGGCGCCGGCATGCTGCTGCTGGAGCGGCTCTCCGACGCCCGCCGCAACGGCCATCGCGTCCTCGGCCTCGTCCGCGGCACCGCCGTCAACCAGGACGGCGCGAGCAGCGGGCTCACCGCCCCCAACGGACCGTCCCAGCAGCGCGTCATCCGCGCGGCACTCACCGCCGCGGGCCTGACCGCCGCCGACGTGGACGCCGTCGAGGCGCACGGCACCGGCACCACCCTCGGCGACCCCATCGAGGCACAGGCGCTGCTCGCCACCTACGGCCAGGAACGGGAAGCCGGCCGCCCGCTGTGGCTCGGCACCGTCAAGTCCAACATCGGCCACACCCAGGCCGCGGCCGGTGTCGCCGGCGTCATCAAGATGGTCCAGGCGATGCAGCACGGCGTGCTGCCCCGCACCCTGCACGCCGAGCGGCCCGCCACCCACGTCGACTGGAGCGAGGGCGACGTCCGGCTGCTCAGCGACGCCGTCGACTGGCCCGACACCGACCGCCCGCGCCGCGCCGGCGTCTCGGCCTTCGGCGTCAGCGGGACGAACGCCCACGCCGTCCTCGAACAGGCCCCGCCCGCCGGGACCGCGCCGCCCACCGACACCGCGCCGCCCACCGACGAGGCCGACGCGGCGGAGCCCGCGCCCCCGGTCGAGCAGCCCGCCGCCGCACCGCTCCCGGTCGTGCCCTGGGTGCTCTCCGCCCGCAGCGCACCGGCCCTCAGGGCCCAGGCGGCACAACTGCTGTCCCACGTGGAGCAGTTGACCGACGCCGCAGCCGAGGACATCGGCGCCTCGCTCGCCATCACCCGTACCGCCTTCGAGGAACGCGCGGTGGTCCTGGGCCGGGACCGCGAGGAGCTGCTCCGGCACCTCGCCCGGTTCGCGCAGGGCGACGACACCGTGGCCGTCCGGGGCACGGCCGGCCGCGGCAAGACGGCCTTCCTCTTCGCGGGCCAGGGCGCCCAGCGCCTCGGGATGGGCCGTGACCTCCACGCGGCGTTCCCCGTCTTCGCGGCGGCCTTCGACGAGATCTGCGCCCACCTCGACCCGGAGCTGCCCCAGCCGCTCGCGGACGTCGTCTTCGGGCAGGACGCCGCCGCGCTGGACCGTACCGGCTTCACCCAGCCCGCCCTGTTCGCCTTCGAGGTGGCGCTCTTCCGGCTCGTCGCGTCCTGGGGCCCGGCACCCGACTTCCTGCTCGGCCACTCCATCGGGGAGCTGGCCGCCGCGCACGTCGCCGGTGTCCTCTCGCTGCCGGACGCCTGCCGGCTGGTGGCTGCCCGCGGGCGGCTGATGCAGGCGCTGCCGTCCGGGGGCGCGATGTTCTCCCTGCGGGCCGCCGAGGACGAGGTGCTGCCGCTGCTGGCCGACGACGCCGAACGGCTGAGCGTCGCCGCCGTCAACGGGCCCCGGATGACCGTCGTGGCGGGCGACGAGGACGCGCTCACCGCGCTCGTCCGGCACTTCGAGCAGCAGGGCGGCAAGGCCAAGCGGCTCCGGGTCAGCCACGCCTTCCACTCCCCGCTGATGGCCCCCATGCTCGATGCCTTCCGTTCCGTGGCCGAGAGTGTGACGTTCCATCAGCCCACCCTCCCGGTCCTCTCCAATGTGACCGGGGAGCCGGCCACCGACCTGGCGACCGCCGACTACTGGGTACGGCACGTACGGGAGGCCGTGCGGTTCGCGGACGGCGTCCGGGCGCTGGAACAGCGCGGGGTCACCCGCTTCCTCGAAATCGGCCCCGACGCCACCCTCACCGCCCTGGCGCAGGGCTGCCTCGACACGGACCCCGGCCACCCCGGCCCCCTGCTCGTGCCCGCCCTCCGCAAGGACCGGGCCGAGACGGACAGCGTCCTGACCGCGCTGAGCGCACTGCACACCCGCGGCGTGAGCCCCGACTGGGACCGCCTCTTCCCCGGCGCCGACCGCGTCGACCTGCCCACCTACGCCTTCCAGCGCGAGCGCTACTGGCTCGCGCCCGAGGCGGCCCCCGCGCACCGGCCGGGCGAACACCCCCTGCTCCCGACGGCCCTCACCCTCGCGGACCGCAGCGCCGTCGTCTCCACCGGGCGCCTCACCCCGTCCGCGCACCCCTGGCTCGCCGACCGCGCGATCGACGGCCACATCCAGCTCCCCACCAGTGCCTGCCTCGACCTCGCCCTGCACCTCGGCGCGCTCGCCGGCTGCGAACACGTCGCCGACCTCACGGTGGACACCCCCCTCGTCCTGTCCGGGCAGTCCGCCGTCGAGATCCAGGTGGTGCTCGACGCCGCCGCGGAACCCGACGGGCAGCGCACCCTCACGGTGCACTCCCGCCCCGCCGACCGGCCGGACGACGACACTCCGTGGACCCGGCACGCCCACGGTACGCTCACCGCCGAGCCGCCGCCCCAGCGGACTGGCCATGACCTGCGGATCTGGCCTCCCGCCGACGCCCAGCCGGTGACCCTGGACGACTTCTCCGCGGCTGTGGAAGGCGACGAGCCCCCGCACGGCCTCCCGTCCGGCGGGCCGGGACGCGTATGGCGGCGGGGCGACACGGTGTTCACCGAGGCCGCGCTGCCCGAGGAGTACCGCGGAGACGCGGCCCGGTTCGCCCTCCACCCGGCGCTGCTCGACGCCGTGCTCCAGGCGCTCCCGGCGGCGGGACACCCCGACGCCGTCGCCGTGTCCTGGCGCGACTGCGTGCTGCACGCGGTGGCCGCGGAATCGGTGCGCGCCCGCCTCGTCCCCACGGACGACGGCGGCCTGGACCTCCACCTCACCGACGAACTCGGCGAGCCCGTAGCCTCGTTCGGCTCCGTCACGCCGATACCCGCCACCGAGTTCGCGCCGCCGCAGGGCCCCGACGGCCGCGACGACCTCTTCGCCGTCGAGTGGACCGGGCTGCGGACGCCCACCCCGCAGCAGCGGCCCGGCCGGGTCGCCGTCCTCGACGCGGAAGGGGCCGGGGCCGTCACGGACGCGCCCACGCTCCACCGTGAACTCGACGCGCTCGCCGCGTCCGTGGCACAGGGCGCCGACGCCCCCGACCTCGTCGTCGTGCCCTGGCGGACCGCCGACGTGGCCCCGGCCGCCGCGTCCGGTGAACCGGCCGAGGCCGCCCACGCCTCGGTGGTGCACGCCCTGGCGCTGCTGCAGAAGTGGCTCGCCCTGCCGGGTCTCGCCGACGCCCGGCTGGCCTTCCGTACCCGGGGCGCCGCCGCCACCGGCCCGGACGAGACCGTCACGGACCTGCCCGCCGCCGCGGTGTGGGGCCTGGTGCGCTCGGCGCAGTCGGAGAACCCCGACCGCTTCCTGCTCGTGGACACCGACGGCGACGCCGGCGATACCGGCGACGTCCTGCCCGCCGCCGTGGTGAACGCGGCCATGGGAGCGGGGGAGACCCAGCTCGCCGTTCGTGGCACGCGCCTCCTTGCCCCCCGCCTGACGCGGCTTCCCCAGCCCTCCCGGACCACCACGCCCGCCCCTCCCACGGCCGGGGCCCGCTTCGACGCGTTCCGTACCGTGCTGGTGACCGGAGCCACCGGAACCGTCGGCGCCGCCGTGACCAGACACCTGGTGACGGGGCACGGCGTACGGCATCTGCTGCTCGTCGGCCGACGCGGGGCCGACGCGCCCGGCGCCGTCCGACTCGCCGCCGAATTGCGCGAGATGGGTGCCCGGGTGACGCTGGCCGCCTGCGACGTCGCCGACCGCGCGGCGCTGGCCGACCTGCTGGCCACCCTCCCCGAAGCACACCCCCTGGGTGCGGTCGTGCACGCCGCAGGCGTCCTCGACGACGGGGTGATCTCCTCCCTCACCCCCGAGCGGATCGCCACCGTCCTGCGCCCCAAGGCGGATGCCGCGGTCAACCTCGACCGGCTCACCCGGGACCTCGACCTGTCGGCCTTCGTGCTGTTCTCCTCGGCCGCCGCCACCTTCGGCGGGCCCGGCCAGGGCAACTACGCCGCCGGCAACGCCTTCCTGGAAGCGCTCGCCCACCGGCGCCGCGCCGAGGGCCGCCCGGCACTGGCGCTCGGCTGGGGGATGTGGGCGGAGCGCAGCGAGATGAGCGCCCGCCTGGACGACGCGGACCGGCGGCGGATGGACCGCGGCGGCGTCGGGGTGCTGTCCACCGAGGCGGCGCTCGCCCTGTTCGACCGCTGTCTGGGCCAGGACCGGGCCGTTCCGGTCCCCGTACCGCTCGATGTCGCCGCGATCCGCAGGGGCGGTCCGGCCCTCGCCCCCCTGCTCCGGGGACTGGCCGGCCGCCCCGCCAGGCGGACCGCCGCCCCGGCGGCCGCACCGGGCGGCCACCGCGCGTCCCCGGCCGCCGACGCACTGGCCGGCCTGGCGCCGGAGGAGCGCCGCGCCCACGTCCTCGACCTGGTACGCACCGAGATCGCCGCCGTCCTCGGCCACAGCTCGGCCGGCCGGGTCGACGCGGACCGGGCCTTCGGGGACCTCGGCCTGGACTCCCTGACCTCCCTCGAACTGCGCAACGCGCTCGGCCGCCGCACCGGACTCCGGCTGCCGGCCACCCTGGTCTTCGACCACCCCACGCCCTCGGCCGTCGCCACCTACCTGCTGGCCGAACTGCGAGGCGAAGCACCGGAGTTGGCGGCAGTCGGGGCCGACGCCGCGACGGCCGGTGAGCCCGTCGCCATCGTGGCCATGAGCTGCCGCTTCCCCGGCGGCATCCGGACGCCGGAGGCGTTCTGGGAGTTCCTGGCCGCCGGCGGCGACGCCATCGGGGAGTTCCCCGACGACCGGGGCTGGGACACCGCGGCGCTCTACGACCCCGACCCCGAGCACGAGGGCACGACCTACACCCGCCAGGGCGGCTTCCTCGACGGCGCCGACCGCTTCGACGCCGCGTTCTTCGGCGTCTCGCCCCGCGAGGCCCTGGCCATGGACCCGCAGCAGCGCATCCTGCTGGAGGTCTGCTGGGAGGCGTTCGAGCGGGCCGGTATCGACCCGCACTCCCTGCGCGGCAGCCGCACCGGCGTCTTCGCCGGCACCAACGGGCAGGACTACACCACCGTCCTGGCCGGCGCCGCCGAGGCCGTCGACGGATACCTGGGCACGGGCAACGCCGCGAGCGTGGTCTCCGGCCGGATCGCGTACTCCTTCGGCCTCGAAGGCCCGGCCGTCACCGTGGACACGGCCTGCTCCTCCTCGCTCGTCGCCCTGCACTGGGCCGTCCGCGCCCTCCAGTCGGGGGAGTGCTCGCTCGCCCTGGCCGGCGGCGTCACCGTGATGTCGACCCCCGCCGCCTTCC comes from the Streptomyces angustmyceticus genome and includes:
- a CDS encoding type I polyketide synthase; protein product: MSEAKLRDYLKRVTADLHRTGKRLRELEAREREPIAIVAMSCRYPGNVRSPEDLWQLVADGTDGITPFPEDRGWHVDSLYHPDPAHPGTCYTREGGFLHDAADFDPDFFAMSPREALATDPQQRLLLETSWEAFERAGLRRQTLKGSPTGVFVGVMYNDYGSRFTEPPAGLEGHLGNGSAASIASGRVAYTFGLEGPAVTVDTACSSSLVALHLACNALRHGECSLALAGGVTVMSTPVTFLEFSRQRGLSADGRCKAFSDDSDGTGWGEGAGMLLLERLSDARRNGHRVLGLVRGTAVNQDGASSGLTAPNGPSQQRVIRAALTAAGLTAADVDAVEAHGTGTTLGDPIEAQALLATYGQEREAGRPLWLGTVKSNIGHTQAAAGVAGVIKMVQAMQHGVLPRTLHAERPATHVDWSEGDVRLLSDAVDWPDTDRPRRAGVSAFGVSGTNAHAVLEQAPPAGTAPPTDTAPPTDEADAAEPAPPVEQPAAAPLPVVPWVLSARSAPALRAQAAQLLSHVEQLTDAAAEDIGASLAITRTAFEERAVVLGRDREELLRHLARFAQGDDTVAVRGTAGRGKTAFLFAGQGAQRLGMGRDLHAAFPVFAAAFDEICAHLDPELPQPLADVVFGQDAAALDRTGFTQPALFAFEVALFRLVASWGPAPDFLLGHSIGELAAAHVAGVLSLPDACRLVAARGRLMQALPSGGAMFSLRAAEDEVLPLLADDAERLSVAAVNGPRMTVVAGDEDALTALVRHFEQQGGKAKRLRVSHAFHSPLMAPMLDAFRSVAESVTFHQPTLPVLSNVTGEPATDLATADYWVRHVREAVRFADGVRALEQRGVTRFLEIGPDATLTALAQGCLDTDPGHPGPLLVPALRKDRAETDSVLTALSALHTRGVSPDWDRLFPGADRVDLPTYAFQRERYWLAPEAAPAHRPGEHPLLPTALTLADRSAVVSTGRLTPSAHPWLADRAIDGHIQLPTSACLDLALHLGALAGCEHVADLTVDTPLVLSGQSAVEIQVVLDAAAEPDGQRTLTVHSRPADRPDDDTPWTRHAHGTLTAEPPPQRTGHDLRIWPPADAQPVTLDDFSAAVEGDEPPHGLPSGGPGRVWRRGDTVFTEAALPEEYRGDAARFALHPALLDAVLQALPAAGHPDAVAVSWRDCVLHAVAAESVRARLVPTDDGGLDLHLTDELGEPVASFGSVTPIPATEFAPPQGPDGRDDLFAVEWTGLRTPTPQQRPGRVAVLDAEGAGAVTDAPTLHRELDALAASVAQGADAPDLVVVPWRTADVAPAAASGEPAEAAHASVVHALALLQKWLALPGLADARLAFRTRGAAATGPDETVTDLPAAAVWGLVRSAQSENPDRFLLVDTDGDAGDTGDVLPAAVVNAAMGAGETQLAVRGTRLLAPRLTRLPQPSRTTTPAPPTAGARFDAFRTVLVTGATGTVGAAVTRHLVTGHGVRHLLLVGRRGADAPGAVRLAAELREMGARVTLAACDVADRAALADLLATLPEAHPLGAVVHAAGVLDDGVISSLTPERIATVLRPKADAAVNLDRLTRDLDLSAFVLFSSAAATFGGPGQGNYAAGNAFLEALAHRRRAEGRPALALGWGMWAERSEMSARLDDADRRRMDRGGVGVLSTEAALALFDRCLGQDRAVPVPVPLDVAAIRRGGPALAPLLRGLAGRPARRTAAPAAAPGGHRASPAADALAGLAPEERRAHVLDLVRTEIAAVLGHSSAGRVDADRAFGDLGLDSLTSLELRNALGRRTGLRLPATLVFDHPTPSAVATYLLAELRGEAPELAAVGADAATAGEPVAIVAMSCRFPGGIRTPEAFWEFLAAGGDAIGEFPDDRGWDTAALYDPDPEHEGTTYTRQGGFLDGADRFDAAFFGVSPREALAMDPQQRILLEVCWEAFERAGIDPHSLRGSRTGVFAGTNGQDYTTVLAGAAEAVDGYLGTGNAASVVSGRIAYSFGLEGPAVTVDTACSSSLVALHWAVRALQSGECSLALAGGVTVMSTPAAFLEFSRQRGLSADGRCKAFSDGADGTGWGEGAGMLLVERLSDARRNGHPVLAVVRGSAINSDGASNGLTAPNGPSQQRVIRAALADARLTPGDVDAVEAHGTGTTLGDPIEAQALLATYGQERAGDQPLWLGSVKSNIGHTQAAAGVAGVIKMVQALRHGLLPRTLHLDAPSSHVDWTEGAVEPLAAPVTWPEHGRPRRAAVSSFGFSGTNAHLILEQATPEPAGPTAPVNGTPPDAQDAARTAPLPVVWPLSARSPEALRALAAALHTHAERHADLPAAAVGHALATTRASFEHRAVAHGTDRAGLLSALGGLAAGEKPATGTAHGVARPGARTAFLFTGQGAQRPGMGRELHGTFPVFAQALDEICDHFAGSLDRPLRDVMFHDTEGLLHRTEYTQPALFAMETALHRLAESAGLRADLLLGHSIGEVTAAHVAGVFSLADACALVAARGRLMQALPETGAMAALQATEAEVRPLLDGLDQQVCVAAVNGPGSVVISGDRAAVARIAGRLAADGRRTKQLQVSHAFHSPHMDPMLAEFRTVAEGLAYHEPRLPVVSNLTGETAAELHLPDYWVRQARGAVRFHDGIRGLAEQGVERYVELGPDGTLSAMAAGCLPPDATGTAVVPLLRDRTSEARSLLDGLARAHVHGADVDWSAVANAHQGQRAVEGLPTYPFQRQRYWPTPRARATAGIGEAGHPLLSAAVELADGSRLFTGRLSVSDQPWLADHALAGTAVVPGTAFVELAIQAGDRAGCPRLADLTLVSPLVLPEEDAVDLQAVLGDDDGQGHRPFTVHARRTDPAPGEPWTLHATGTLTAAHPEPAAPAASAWPPAGSEPLPVEDVYQRLSAGGFDYGPLFQGLGAAWRHGDQIHAEVTLPRPAPQDADRFALHPALLDAALHATAFLPTEDTGSGRLPFSWRGVQIHATGATRLRARLDLSAPDTVALSLTGTDGRPVADIEALTLRAFTPDRAALSARSAGPLYHLDWPVAPMPTTPPEEPPRLLVLDSEHLATDLDGAGLPTTRLTGPDLPQATGTVLVALPAADPHQAATGALALVQRWLADPPAAARLVFVTRGAVDAPGTTHHDSAAAPIWGLVRSAQSEHPGRFVLADLDGQDASYAALPAALATEEPQFAVRGGTVHLPKVAPVHAGAALREPADGTCWRLGMTGKGTLDHLALMPHDDAARPLGRGEVRIAVRAAGVNFRDVLNVLGMYPGDAGAFGLEGAGVVTETGPDVLDLAPGDRVMGLFPYAFGPVAVADARMVVRVPEGWSFAQAASAPVVFLTAYYALVELGGLRAGESVLVHAAAGGVGMAAVQVARHLGAEVFGTASRGKWETLRELGLDDARIASSRDLDFEDSFLTATGGRGMDLVLDSLAREFVDASLRLLPRGGRFLEMGKTDIREPAQVAAAHEGVRYLAFDLIEAGPDRIREMFAQVRELFDQGVLTPLPVTAWDVRRAPDAFRHLSQAKHIGKVVLTMPVALDPAGTVLITGGTGGLGALVARHLVTGHGVRHLMLAGRRGPDAPGADALRDELAALGAEVTVAACDTADRDALRGLLDRVPKEHPLTAVVHTAGVLDDTVVTSLTPQRLRTVLRPKTDAVALLHALTRDEDLAAFVVFSSTAGVFGSPGQANYAAANAFCDTFAAERRAAGLPATSLAWGPWSRTTGMTSGLTEADLRRMARAGLPALTPDHGLALYDAARDRPEAALLPMLVDTRALGSAGPVPPLLSGLLPTAPRRPAAAAPAAPAGPDAAGALARTLATLSRDEAHHTLLDVVCTQVAAVLGHASAAEVGDQQSFKDLGFDSLTAVELRNRLNTATGALLPATLVFDHPTPLALADHLCAELAPEHPAAASAAPEDDAAVREALAAIPLARLRAAGLLDDLLALVPPAAPGTDHGAGADAATDPDALDSMEVDDLVRLAFGAADG